Proteins encoded by one window of Apus apus isolate bApuApu2 chromosome 17, bApuApu2.pri.cur, whole genome shotgun sequence:
- the GPR142 gene encoding LOW QUALITY PROTEIN: probable G-protein coupled receptor 142 (The sequence of the model RefSeq protein was modified relative to this genomic sequence to represent the inferred CDS: deleted 1 base in 1 codon), protein MLRVQEGTQPQVKKTQPTVWTQPAAGTRLPSGTRGTDGDTARSGDTETKGTRPPVTLRAQGRWHRAPGRWHRGHRAGPWQKAMVPVPNSTAVAWAGDVVRPELERSPCLVGIFPIVYYSVLLGLGLPVNVLTAVALSRLATRTKKSSYWYLLALTTSDILTQVFIIFVGFILQTAILARAVPSAFIHTVNVLEFAANHASIWVTVLLTVDRYVALCHPLRYRAVSYPQRTRRIIAAVFAVALATGIPFYWWLDVWRDADPPTALDMVLKWVHCVTIYFLPCSIFLATNSIIIRKLKQRRRSGGGRPRLSKTTALLLAVTTVFIVLWAPRTIVMICHLYVASVKRDWRVHLALDVANMVAMLNTTLNFFLYCFVSQTFRRTVGEVLRAHLWHSPQHSPQHSSTRFPPPALKPLELLARTAL, encoded by the exons ATGCTGCGGGTGCAGGAGGGAACACAGCCACAGGTGAAGAAGACACAGCCAACAGTGTGGACACAGCCAGCGGCAGGGACACGGCTGCCGTCGGGGACAAGGGGCACCGACGGGGATACAGCCCGCAGCGGGGACACAGAGACCAAAGGGACACGGCCACCAGTGACTCTTCGAGCCCAGGGAAGGTGGCACCGCGCACCCGGCAGGTGGCACAGGGGCCACCGAG CCGGTCCGTGGCAGAAGGCGATGGTCCCGGTGCCCAACAGCACGGCGGTGGCGTGGGCTGGCGACGTGGTACGGCCGGAGCTGGAGCGGTCACCGTGCCTGGTGGGAATCTTCCCCATTGTGTATTACAGCGTCCTGCTGGGGCTAGGGCTGCCAG TGAATGTCCTGACTGCTGTGGCCCTGTCCCGCCTGGCCACGAGGACTAAGAAGTCATCATACTGGTACCTGCTGGCCTTGACCACCTCCGACATCCTCACCCAagtcttcatcatctttgtgggtTTCATCCTGCAGACGGCCATCCTGGCCCGGGCGGTGCCCAGTGCCTTCATCCACACTGTCAACGTGCTGGAGTTCGCAGCCAACCACGCTTCCATCTGGGTCACTGTCCTGCTGACTGTGGACCGCTACGTGGCCCTGTGCCACCCGCTGCGGTACCGCGCCGTGTCCTACCCCCAGCGCACCCGCAGGATCATCGCGGCTGTCTTTGCCGTGGCTCTGGCCACAGGCATCCCCTTCTACTGGTGGCTGGACGTGTGGCGTGACGCCGAC CCCCCCACCGCCCTGGACATGGTGCTCAAGTGGGTGCACTGTGTCACCATCTATTTCTTGCCCTGCAGCATCTTCCTGGCCACCAACTCCATCATCATCCGCAAGCTGAAGCAGCGGAGGCGCTCGGGGGGCGGCCGACCCCGCTTGAGCAAAACCACAGCTCTCCTCCTGGCTGTCACCACCGTCTTCATTGTGCTCTGGGCTCCCCGGACCATTGTCATGATCTGTCACCTCTACGTGGCTTCAGTCAAGAGAGACTGGCGCGTGCACCTGGCCTTGGACGTCGCCAACATGGTGGCCATGCTCAACACCACCCTCAACTTCTTCCTCTACTGCTTCGTCAGCCAGACCTTCCGCCGCACAGTGGGCGAGGTGCTCCGGGCCCACCTctggcacagcccccagcacagcccccagcacagcagcacccgcttcccacccccagccctgaaaccactggagctgctggccaGAACAGCCCTCTGA